The DNA sequence TCTTTGTCCCACGCCTGCATCATGGCCAGGGCCCGGCAGATGGGCATTCCCCTGGCGCAAATCGGCATCCGCTCCATCTGCGCCGACCAGCGGGATTTCATGCGCGCCCAGGCACCGGAAGACCTGCTGACCCTGTTCGCCTGGGACCTGCCCGCCCCGGACGAAGCGGCCCGCCGCGTCCGCGCCTTCATTGGGGTCCGACCGCTCTACATTTCCTTTGACGTCGATGGCATGGACCCCGGCGTCATTCCCGGCACGGGCACGCCGGAACCCGGCGGCATCGCCTATGCCTGGATGACGCGCTTTTGGACGGAGCTGTGGCGGGACGGACGCGGCCCGGAGCTGGTGGGCATGGACATGTGCGAACTGGCTCCCATCCACGGCTCCCAGGTTTCGGAGACCGCCGCCGTCAAGCTTCTCCAGCGCATTTTCACGGCCTGGCTCGGATTTCGTCCGGCATGAACGAAGCCTTGACCGTCCATATCGAAAAGCTGCTCTGGCGCGGCCGGGGCCTGGCCCGTCTTGATTCCGGCCAGGTGGTCATGGTGGAACCCGGCGTTCTGCCCGGCGAGGATGTCCGTGTGCGCGTCGTCAAGACTGCCAAGGACTACATATTGGCCGAGGC is a window from the Deltaproteobacteria bacterium genome containing:
- the speB gene encoding agmatinase, which gives rise to MPHDFFDLGPQQGRNIFILSVPFEGTVSFGTGTRLGPEALFRASVQIESLDAELDLDLADLAHFTPLAELHLPVSGPEGVHHAMRQRLREFNARTDFILTLGGEHSVPLPLFEFYHAAYPDLAILHIDAHADLRPEYEGSSLSHACIMARARQMGIPLAQIGIRSICADQRDFMRAQAPEDLLTLFAWDLPAPDEAARRVRAFIGVRPLYISFDVDGMDPGVIPGTGTPEPGGIAYAWMTRFWTELWRDGRGPELVGMDMCELAPIHGSQVSETAAVKLLQRIFTAWLGFRPA